The region ACGAACGAGAAGTACGTGAGGCTCAGCATCAGCACGCGGCCGCTCGTGAGCACCTGACGAATCGGCATGTCGTGTTTGGTGGCTTCTTCGGCCGCCACCTGACGTTCGAGCAATTCCTTCTCTTCACTGGTGAGCCAGCTGGCCTTCGAAATGCGGTCGTCCAGCTTCAGAAACACCATGATCCCGACGATCACCGAAGGAATCCCTTCGAGCAGAAACAGCCACTGCCAGCCATGCCAGCCGTTCATGCCGTTGAAGCTCTTCAGGATATAGCCCGAGACCGGGCCGCCGATCACACCGGACAACGCGATTGCCGTCATGAACCAGGTGGTCATGCGGCCACGCCGGTGCGACGGATACCAGTATGTGAGATACAGGATGATGCCGGGGAAGAAGCCCGCTTCGGCGAGCCCGAGCAGGAAGCGCATCACGTAGAACATGGTCGGCGTGGTGACGAACATGGTCAGCATCGAGATCACGCCCCATGACACCATGATCCGTGCGATCCACACGCGTGCGCCTACTTTGTGCAGGATCACGTTGCTCGGAATTTCGAAGATGAAATAACCGAGGAAGAAAATCCCCGCGCCGAAGCCGTAGACCGCGTCGCTTAGGCCGAGATCGGTGGTCATTTGCAGCTTGGCGAAGCCGACGTTGACGCGGTCGAGATACGCCACCACGTAGCAGAGCATCAGGAATGGCGCGAGCCGCCAGGTTACCTTGCGGTAGGTCGCTTCTTCGAAACTGGAGGGGGGCGCACCCGCGCCGGGATGGTGGAGCGGATTTGCGGGACTAGCCATGGTGTCTCCTCTTTTCTTGTTGAAATGAAGTGCCGCCGTCGAGCGCGATTCTAGCGGTGCTGAATGGTTTGGTTTGCATGGCGTTTACACGCAGCGCCCGCCGTCCACTTCGAGACACACACCGGTGATGAACTCGGCCTCGTCCGAGGCGAGATACAGCGCCGCGTTGGCGATATCCTGCGGCGTCGAAAACCGGCCGAGCGGGATGCCGGCGAGAAAGCGCTTGCGGTTCTCCGGCGTATCTTCGACACCCATGAATTCCGACAGCAGCGCCGTCTCGCCCATCACCGGGTTCACACAGTTCACCCGAATGCGGTCCGGACCCAGCTCGACGGCGAGCGACTTGCTGGCGATGATCACCGCGCCCTTGCTGCCGTTGTACCAGACGAGCCCCGGCCGCGGCCGCACACCGGCCGTCGACGCGATATTGATGAAAGCGCCGCCGCCTTGCTGGCGGAAATACGGCACGAATTCCTGCACGCTCCAGTAGATGCTTTTGACATTCACCGCATAGACACGGTCGAACTCGGCTTCCGTCACGTCGAGTACCGGCTTGTTGCGATGGGTCGTGCCGGCATTGTTGACGACGATCTGCACGCTGCCGAAGTCTTCGAGCGCGGCCTCGCGCAGGGCCTGCCAATCCTCGCGTTGGGTGACGTTGCCGGCTACGGCGATCGCCTTGCCGCCGGCGAGCGCGATTTCGCTCGCCACACGTTCGGCCGCCGCGCCGTTCAGATCGTTGATCACCACATTCGCTCCTTCGCGCGCGTAGGTCTTCGCGATGCCTTCGCCGAAACCCGAGCCGCCACCTGTGACGATGGCCGTTTTACCTGTCAACCGCATGATGTCTCCGTTGCTTGTTATGGATGGTGATGTCTTGACTGACTTCGCTTCGAACTCAGGTGCACTAATTCAGCGTGTCTAACCGTGACGAATGGCGATGGTCTTCAGCACCGTGAAGCCATACAGCGCTTCGAAGCCCTTTTCACGTCCATGGCCTGAATGCTTCACGCCGCCGAACGGCAATTCGACGCCGCCACCCGCGCCGTAGTTGTTGATGAATACCTGACCGGAGCGCAGGCGCCGCGCGAGGCGCATCTGCCGGGCGCCGTCGCGCGTCCAGATGCCCGCGACGAGGCCGTACTGCGTGCCGTTGGCGAGCGAAAGCGCTTCGTCTTCGTCGGTGAACGACATAGCGGCGAGGACCGGGCCGAACACTTCGTCGCGCGCGAGGCGATGGCTTGCGGGCACGTCGCGCAGCAGCGTGGGCGCTTGATAGAAGCCGCTTTCCGGCGCTTCGGGAATCACCTCGCCGTGTGCTGCCATCGGAATGCCGTCGTGTTGCGCGTCGGAGAGGAAGTCCCACACGCGCTGTTGCTGCTTCGCGTTGATCAGTGGACCACAGTCGAGATCGGCATGCGACGGTCCGACCCGCAGCGCGTGGAACGCGCTGCTCAGCCGCTCGAGCAGCGGCTCGTAAATTGCCCGGTCGATCAGCACACGGCTGCCCGCCGAGCAGGTTTGCCCGGCGTTCTGCACGATCGCCGACACCAGCACGGGCAAGGCCGCGTCAAGATCCGCGTCGGCGAAAACGATTTGCGGCGATTTGCCGCCGAGTTCGAGCGTGACCGGCACGTGGTTCTCGGCGGCCATTTGCGTCACGAGCTTGCCGGTTTCGGGCGAGCCGGTGAAGGAAATGTGATCGATGCCGGGATGACGCGCGAGTGCCGCGCCCGCTTCATGTCCAAAACCCGTGACGAGATTCAGCGCGCCCGCCGGCAAACCCGCCTCCGCCGCCAGTTCGGCAACGCGCAACACCGACAGGCACGCGTCTTCCGCCGGCTTGACGACGCACGCATTGCCGGTGGCGAGCGCCGCGCCGACGCTGCGGCCGAAAATCTGCATCGGGTAGTTCCACGGCACGATATGGCCGGTCACGCCGTGCGGCTCGCGGATCGTCAGCACCGTGTAGCCAGCCTGATAGGGGAGCGTTTCGCCGTGCAGCTTGTCCGCCGCGCCGGCATAAAACTCGAAATAGCGGGCGAGGGCGGCCGAATCGGCACGCGCCTGCTTGAGCGGCTTGCCGGTATCGCGGGCCTCCAGTTGGGCGAGTTCTTCCTGACGTGCGGCCACCAGCATAGAGAGCCGGTACAGCACGCGGCCGCGTTCGGCGGCGCTTGCCTCGCCCCACGCGCCTTCAAAGGCGCGCCGGGCGGCGTGGACCGCGGCGTCGATATCCGCTGCGGTGCCGCGGGCCAGTTGAGTGAACGGCTGGCCGTCCGAGGGGTCGAGCACGGCGATGGTCTCGCCGCCCGATGCGGCAACCCATTCACCGTTGATGAAGTGTCGGGCTTCTTCCATGCAGGCTCCTTGAGATGTCACGCAGCAGAGGTCCACGCAGAGGTCCACGCCGAGATTCAAGCCGAGGTTCAGATACGCGGTGTTCACAAACGAGAGGCACAATCGAGCGACGCCAGACGATTATCGCGCCGATCCAACCAGAGGTGCCATCGGCCGATTGGCTATAATGTCGCATTACGCATTGTCCGGCCGCAGCGCCTCGTCCTGGCGAGATTCACGATTCACGCCCCTCGAGTTCGCGCCGCACGCCGTGTTCCGAATTCCATCTGATCAGAGAGCGCTCATGAGCTTCAATCACGTCCCCGCAGGCAAAGACCTTCCGCAAGATTTCAACGTCATCATCGAAATCCCGGCGCAAAGCGATCCGGTGAAGTACGAGGCTGACAAGGAAACGGGCCTGCTCCACGTCGACCGTTTCATCGGCACGGGCATGCGCTATCCGGCGAATTACGGCTACATTCCGCAAACGCTGTCGGGCGACGGCGACCCGGTCGACGTGCTGGTGATCACGCCGTTCCCGCTGCTGGCTGGCTCGGTGGTCCGCGCCCGCGCCCTCGGCATGCTGCAAATGACTGACGAATCGGGCGTCGACGCCAAGCTGGTCGCCGTCGCGCACGACAAGGTCTGCCCGATGACCGCTGATCTCAAGTCGATCGACGACGTTCCGGCGTACCTGAAAGACCAGATCAAGCATTTCTTCGAGCAATACAAGGCGCTGGAGAAGGGCAAGTGGGTGAAGGTCGAAGGCTGGGCGGGCATTGAAGCCGCTCACAAGGAAATCAGCGAAGGCGTGGCGAACTACAAGAAGTAAGCTGCGTGACACCGGTGGTTGATAAAAAACCGCGCGAGCCTGCAAGGGCCGCGCGGTTTTTTCATGGGCGGCTTTTCGGAGATTCCACGCTCTGTTCAATGCATAGCGCCGGCGACATGCCCGTCTAGCCCGCCATTCCAGCTCATAGACACAGCGCATCGACTGGATGAACCGAAGGCATTTTTATATCTCAGTGTTAACCCTTATCATTCGCCGGCCGTAGCGGGTTTCTGCCGTCGGCGTATTAATGCGCTGAGGCAGCGCCAACGTGCGTTTTTTGGGAGCCCACCGTCCGGATGCTGAATCGCAAGTCCAACCCTTCGTCGCCGCGCGGGTCGAGCCGCCTGGTTGCGAGCCTGTATGCGCTCGTCACCGCGATCTACCGCGGCCGGCCGGTATGGATGGTGTCGTTTTCGACAAGCGAGGCCAATCTGTCGGAAGGGCTGAGAGCCGCCTGTGCGTCCACCGCCATGCTGGTGCTAGGCAATCTGCTGCACGACCCAGCCTTCGCATGGGCTGCGATCGGCGCTTTCTGGACCTGTCTCGCAGACGCGGCCGGCTCGAATCGCACACGCTTCGCCTCGATGATGGGCTTTGCGCTTCTGTCGACCGTGTGCGGTGGCGTGACCGCCTTCGCGTCAGGCGAGGGGACGGTATTCGCTGCGCTCGCCATGCTGGCATTCACGACGTTCGGCGCGTTCGGCAGGATCTGGGGCGCCGCGACATCGCAGGTGACGATTCTCGCGGCGACCGCTTGTGTCGTGATGGTCGACCGGCCGATGCACGACCTTCGGGGAGGCATGGCGTTTCTCGGCATCTACCTGGCCGGATGCCTGTTTGCCGTCGTGCTGAGCTTGACCGTCTGGCGCATTCATCCGTTCGGCACGAGCCGCGCTTCGCTGCGTGCGGTGTATGTGCGGCTGGCCGACATCGCATTCGACAGCGCGCGCCTGCTCGAACAGCGCGCGGCCCCTCGCCAGTGGGCCACGCATGCCGCGAAATTTCGCGCCGATGCGCGGGCAACGCTTGAGCGCTCGCGCCAGGCGCTTGCGAACGTGCCTGGCTCAAGAATGGCCGGCCGGGAAACCTACGACAATCTCCTCGCCCTGCTGACCGAAAGTGAGGCGCTCTTTGCGTACCTGATTGCGGTCACCGGCGCCTGCGAAAAAAACCCGGACGACGCACGCCGCGCCAGACGTACGGTTCGACTGCTGACCGGGATGGGCGAGGTCCTGCGCAGAATCGGCGCGGCCACCAACGAAGCGCAATGGAACCGTCTCGCCGACCTGCAACGCCGTTTGCGGCGCCTCGCGACGCGGCTCGAATCCGCGCTGATGGAACCGGTGGCGCTCAAGTCCGACTTCGAACTGGTCGATTTCGCGCCGGCGTATGCCCAACCGTTGGGGTGGTCGGACCGTGCCGCCAGACTGCTGACGCGGACGTGGTCGACCCTCAAGGCGAACCTCTCGGGCCAGTCGGTCGGCTTGCGCCACGCCGCTCGCGTGGGCGTGACGACGACGGCGGGCTTTCTGGTCATACGGGCGCTTGGGCTTCCCTTCGGCTACTGGGCAACCATGGCGACGCTGCTGATTCTGCAGCCGTCCATTGCCGCGACCTGGCCAAGAAGTATCGAGCGCGCTGCCGGAAGCATCGTCGGGGGCGTGCTGGCGGCGGGCATCGGCTATGCGATTCATTCGCCGCTCGGCATTTCATTGGCGGTCTTTCCGCTGGTGGTGGCCACGATGGCACTGCGTCCCGTCAGCTACAGCCTCTTCGTTCTGTTCCTGACGCCGACCTTTGTGCTCGTGGCCGACTTCGCGACGCCAGGCGCCAGCGAATTCGCCTACGCGGTGACGCGGCTCGGCAACAATGTGCTTGGCTGTGTGTTGGCGTTGCTGGCCACGTTCTATCTATGGCCGACGCGGGAAAGAGTCGACTATCGCGCCTATCTGAGCGAGGCGGTGCGGGCCAATCTCGCGTATCTGAGGGCGGCACTGGAGTCGCCGGACCGAAGCGAGAAGGAGATGGAACGCTTGCGCCGAGCCGCTGGCCTCGGCAGCAATAACGCTGAGGAGGCAATCGGCCGCATTCGACTCGAAAAGCTCGAGGACTCGATGGTCGACACGGTGATGCTGACGGTGCTGAGCGTGCTGCGGAAAATGGCGGGAACCGCGACTCAACTGCGCTTGAGTACAAACCGGCGCTGCATGCACGATGACCTTGGCGCTTGGCTTGCAGCCGCGAGTGCCGACATCGAGGCGGCATTGAATCGAACCCTGCGGCCGATCCGGCGCGATCTGCCTGCGCGAGACAGGCTCTCGTCACTGGAGGCGGATGCGGTGGGGGAAATTGCGCTATTGCATCGACTGCTGACTGAGCGGATGCGGGAGGCCAGGGGGTAGGCGGAGCGGGCAAGCGTGAATGGTGGGAATGTCGCCGCCTACGGTCATCGCCGAAACGGGAAGACTTAGACAATAAATCTCCAGACACTGAACCTTGACAGCGCGCAATTGGTGGCGCAGCTGCGCAGGATTGCAGAATGCGCCAGGTCGAATCTTGAACTTGAACTGGATCATATCCGGGATATCTGCGACGCGTTCCTTCCGCAGTGCGAGGCTTATGCTGTCGCCGAAGACAAGATCGAACCCTGTACCTTGGGGCCGTCCACGACGACGCTGCACGAATGGCGACGGCGACTACCTCACCGCTGTCCGCACGCTTCTACGGAATTGGCTAGGTGCGGATGTCCGACCGCTTCTGTGAAGCGATCAGCAACGGCTTTGGGTCACATTCGCACACGCACCAGTCCCAACTCAACGCCGACTTGCGTCCGTCCGGCCCATGGTCCGGCGGGCGCTCACCCACGCCAAGAATCCAGCCAGTTGTCTCGCATTCCGGACACCATACGGGATCACCTTCATACGCTACCGCGCGGCCATCCATCATGTCAGCCCGCGATTTCGGGCAGACCGTTCCCCCCGCCGTGGTCGTATCGCCCGCAAGAATATCGAATCGCTGAGCCATCATTGTTCTCCTGAGAATATGAAAACGAGAAGCCCTGACATCAATCCTCCGTCTCCCGTTTGAGGGTCAATGCCACGTCTGTGCATCCTGCGACGACATGGCCGTTCTTGGCTGATACGTGAAGCCCGTCGAACTCGCAGTCAAGTAGCCGTCCGCTGGCGTCGAGCGAGTAGCACAGCATTCCGCCATTTCGGAATCGCACGACGTGCGATACGGTTTCATAAACCTTGTTGATTTGGTGTGCTGTCACGTAGGCGATGTCGGCAATCGTGATCGATGATACGGTGCAAATTCTGCCCCGTGGCCGTCCATCCTTGTCGACTGTGAATTCACTGCCATCCGTTTGCCGGATGGTGATGCCGTTCTCGTCCTGCCGGGCCTCCGTACCATCGGGCATAACGTGGACGCGTGGTGTTTCGTGGGGCTTGAGAGCGCCGTCCCACTTCAGCGCCACAGTGCGCTTGCGCTTGAAAAACTTCATCACCATTCCTTGAAATCATGCCTGCGAGCGGTCATCGTCAGGCTCCGAATACGGTACGAAATGCCACTGCTGGAACTCGGGATCGAACAAGGCAACTTGTTTGCAGCCCATCGCGTCCCGTGGCAATCGCTCAATTGAGCCGAGGGTACGCTCGGCAACCTGATATAGGCGCTGACTATTCCAGTTCAAAACCTCCCTGTGCGTCTCCTGCCACGCGAATAGACCGGCAAGCTCGCGAGTCCGCGAATACTCCGCCAGGACAATCGGGTCCACGTCGAACGTCAACGGGCCGCGCACCCAGTGGTGCGTCAACCTGCAAACCCTGCCGAGCCTGCCCGGGGGGCGCAGGAGAATACTCCCGCCAATCGAAGGCCATCCGATGTGGACTCGCAACGATTTCATGGTTCGCCACCGAATTTAATTTCATCAAGTTCGACTCTGATCGACAAGGAACTGAAGTCGAAATTTCATCAGGCTCAAGATGCATTTTTTGTCAGAGTTGCATGTATTTCGTTTTTTTATCCATTTGTGCTGATCGTCTGCGATAATTTTCTCGTTTTCACCTGCATCCTGCGTCTGATTGAGAAGTCGCATGTATGCGTCACTGATACTTCTATCGAAGCCACTTAGTTCGCGTGAGCTACATATTTCTCGCTCTGTGTTATTGCTTGCCTTTGCGCAATCGAATGATGCTTTTTCCGGTGCGTCTTTTGTGATTTTGTTTAGCAACAAAACTGTTTCGTCGCGCCACCGCAAATACAATCTGTCGTCAGAGGTAAAAGCCATCCATGCCCCCCGTATTGCCAATTTCCCCAGTTCGGGATATGAAACACCTAAGTCCCCTTGCCACAAATCTTTTCCGCAACTTAGGCTAAATACTCTAACCGGCTTTTTCGCATCAGTAATTAACCTGTAGTCGCTAACCGGATTTGCATTCTCGTGCGGCGGGTAATCATATCCGCCGATGCTGCGAAGCATGGCGTCTCGAAACGTAGTGTCAATTGATCTTATTGATGGTTTTTTGCAGTCGTCATAAAAATCATATGTATTGTTTTCTACGACTTTATTTTTAAAATTAAATATGCGCCATCTTAGTCTGGGGTCATTCCACGCATATTGCGAAGTCCGACCAGAGGCTGTATTGGTGTGGACCTCCTGCACTTGCCACTGGCCAATTAACTCTTTCGGCAGTGTCTCCGCGAAAGCGTGCGTTGACCCTGCCGAGGGCATGCACGTCAGGAAAATTAGCAACCATCGGGACAGGCGATTATTCATATAAATTTCGAAAAAATTGTTTGAATATTACTGACGGGGCGGGAGCGGGTCGCCGTGAAATTCGTATCTGCCTGTGGTGTACAGAGTAACCTCGTCGGCCCGCCTTTTTACAAGTCCATCGAATGCGACGCCGCCCGATGTAGTGTATTTTTTTATGTTATTCATTGCTTGCTCAATGTTTATGTGATTTATAAAATTTGTTACGCTCGCCCATCCTCCACCCGGGTTGTAGGCGTAACTAACGAGCGCATCGAATTCATGTTTCAGAAGGTCGATTTTTATTGCTTTGATGACCATTTTTTCGTAAGCAGGTACGGTTTTCCTGAGCAGATCAACCTGTTTTTCATCGCTAAGATTGACAAGGCCGAGGTTTTTCTTGCAGAAATCGAGCGCGGCGTGCCCGCTAAGTCCAGCAGCGGCAGAGATTGCGTGTGCTGCCGCATCATTCACGCCAATAGACTTCATATCACTAACGATACTCTCGGCCGAACGCGCTTTCATGTCATAACCGGCACCTAAGGTTACCCCGCTGTTACCGCCAGGCCAGTGAAGTCTATTGGTGACCCCAGCAAGTGCCTCTTGTTTAAATATGAAAAAAATCCCGTCTTCGGAGATTGACTTCGCGCTTCCTGCCGACATGAAATTCGCGGTCAGTGCAATCGGATGAATATGCAGCACCGTTGCGCTGGCAGGAAAACCTGCAATCTTGCCCTTCACCGCGTTCCACCATTGCAGCTTGCGGATGCGCTGCAATTCGACCAACCAATTGTCCTTTGCGTTTCGCATCAGCGGCGTAATTGCGTCCCATCGCGACATGTCACCGCCCCATTCGCTTTCGTAGCGCAGGATCACGTGCGATAGCGCCTGCGCGAGCCATGGTGTGCGCATTGCGGCCTGCATGGCCGTGGCCGTGACCTTGCCAGCAGGATTCTCCTGTTTGGGCTTGCTACCGGCGCCGTAGCCCGGAGGGGGAGCCAGCTTTGAAATCGTCTGTTCTAGTTTCTGCAACAACGGACTGCCATTGACTGCCGTGATCGATGGCGCGAATTCCTTCTGTTCCTTCCAGTCCGCCACACCGGTGAGGACCAAGTTGCGCCTGAAGGCATCCGCGAGATCGATACCGGTGGCGTCGACCCTCTCAAAGCCAGGCCATGCCCACGGACTTTGCCACTGTGTACCGGGATGATCCCTTTCGCGGACCCAGCCCGTAGCTGTGTGTCCGTCTGCATTGCCAAACTTCACACGCCACCATTGTGTCTTGCCGTCGTCAACAGCCTTGTCCCGTGCGCTCAATCCGTCGAGTTGACTGCGCGGATACACCAGCATAAATGCGTTTGCCGGGTCGGCCACCTTTTGCAGGCTAAGCGGGAACTGGCTCCAGGCTGGTGTTGTGGCCGTTGCGGTTGCGAGCTTCTCGCGCTCAATCCATACAGGTGGCCCCCCGGGCATAAGCAGGGCCGTGGTCGAGTCGTTATATCGCGGTTGCACCTTAACCCAGGGACCGCTTGCCGGACTGTCCGGTGTCACATCAGCCCGATACAGGGGATGCCAGTCGCACAACTTGCAATCCGCCGGAGGGATGTCTTTCACCAGTTTTGCACCCACATTTATCACCAGAAGTGTCCGCTGATCGACGGGTAGGTGCGCCGACCGCGCGCGGCTTTTGTCCAGAAACGCGCTGAAACCATCGTCGGCGAATACTTCAAGATGCAAAAGCTGGCGCTTCGGCGCAGGTGGCAGCGGCGTCGCGCGCTCGTAATCGTGATACTCACCGATCTGGCCGAGCGACGTTCCGGCTTTGACGAATGCTGGCTTCGGGGGAATCACCACCAGCCCTACCGGGTCCGGTTCCTTGATCCCGTGCAGGTTCGGCTTGTACAGCCAGCCCCAGTCGTCTTTAGGCGTGACTTTCGCGCTATCGGCTTCACTTTTCCACGGCACATTCTGGTCTTCCCATCCGAAATAGCCGCCATTGACCGGACTGATCATATGACCCGCGGTGATGGTCTTGATGCGTACCCACTGGCCGCGCGTCTCGCTGATGATGACCTCGCTGCCTTCAGGCAAGAAGCCGACCTGTTCGCCCGCCGTGAAGCTTCCGGCCTTCTTACCCGCCTTCGGCTCCGTCCAGACAAGCGCGCCAGCCGCCCCGGTCGTGCCTCCCTCGGGCGGGGCCATCTGATGATCCCTGTTTTGAACGCGGAACGCGTTAACATCCAGCCACCACCACGGGCGCTTCAGCTTCTCATCGGCCAGATAGTTCGCCCAGTCCGCCGTGTGCATGTAGAGACTGTAGATATCTTGTGACTCGTCAGCTGGCTGTACGCCCGTGCTGTTGGGCGCGGGTGGCAGCGTCAGCGTATGGCGTACCAGCACGAACCCGGTCGAATACATGGCCCACTTGCCGTCCTTGAATTGAAGGTGCGGATAGGCGTCATCGATCTTGTAGGCGACGATATATCCGTCAGCGATGCAACGCACGCCGTCCTTTGTCTCGAACATACCGACGCTGTTGTTCAGGTGGATACCACCGTGCGGAAACCCATTGACCCCCAGCGGGAAAAAGCCGTCTTCCATTCCGGCCAGTGCCTGATAGAAGGTCTGCGGGCTGGTCACTTCCTTGTTGTCCCTGTCTGGAAATGGATAGCGCCACGTCAGCGGGGAGGTCTCTGGGGTTGGCGCGGAGGCCGATGCTGGTTCTGGGTGCGGATGAGCTTGTGGGGGCATGCTTGTCAGGTGTGGTAGTGGTAATGGTCGGTAAGTCGGGTTCGACGCAACGCCGTCAGCCGGAAAATCGTGAACCGTGAGCGCCCGTATCCGGCAGATCGGTCGTCCACGGGACCCCTTCTTTGACCATTGCCGAATCCGGGGTGTCCTTCTGAAACGACACCGCCTTTTCGATCCATTCGCCAGGTGTGGCGTTAGTGATGTTGCTGGGGGTGATACGGACGTATGAACCGCCCGCGCCAATCCAGACCTCATCTTTTGCCGAGAGGATGAGCTTGCCGTTCGAGCTGGTTATCTTGATATCCTTCAGGGCCGCCATATCAAGCTCGTCGCTTTGCGCCTGGATCTGGACCTTGCCGCGCGCCGCAAACAGCTTGATGCCGAGGGTATGCGCGAACAGCGACAGCGCGCTTTCGGCCGCCATGACGATGCTCTTCAGGGCGCTCACGTTGAAGCATGAGCCTGTCGTCACATTCACATCCTTACCCGCTGCAACCGACACGCGATCTGCCGTCGCAACAGCGATGCCCTTCGGCGAGGACAGCAGCATGACGGCCTCCTTCAGCTCGTTCACGCTGTTCTTCAGCCATTCGTTTTCGGCCTTCAGGTCGGCAATCTCGGCCTTTGCCGTGTTCGCCAGGTCGGCCAGCCCCTGCGCCTTTACCTGTAGTGCCTGAAACTGCTGCATGGCTTCCACCATGTCCGTCTGCTTGCCGCCTGCCTGCGGCTGTATATCGCTGCAAAGCATCAGGCCGCCACCAGCACGCACTGCACCCTGGGCATCGGTGCGCAGTTCGAAGCCGCTGCCGCGATGCTCACGGTTGCCGTTGACGATATACCCCAAGGTCAACTGGCTTTTGCCCGAATGCCGGGTGGAAAACTTGGCGTGTTCCTGACTTTCCCAGTCTTCAAACTGGAGCTTGTTGTCGCCCTGCGTGTGAATGACGTTGCGAGACATCCAACGGTCCTGATTGGTAATCAGGTCAAGCTGCTGGCTGTTGTGATGGAACGCAGCGATGTAAGGCTTATTCGGATCGCCGTCCCGGAATTCGATGATGGCTTCCGTCCCTTCGACGGCAGGGAAGTGGAAGCCTGTTTGCAGGCCGCCCGCGAACGGTTTCGCGAGGCGCAGCGGCACGCTCTCGCCACCGGCAGGCCATTCGCCAAAATCGCAGTCGAAGCGCACCACGTAATAGCCCTGCTGCGTCAGGTACGCGTACTTGTACTGGCCCGGCGACGTGACGCGGGCGCTCAGTGAACCGATAATTTTCGGCCACGTGTCATCGTCGATCTTCAGGCGAAAGCGCCGCCCAGAGGGGATCGCCTGGTAGGTGTTGCGATAGGGTTTGTCACGCGCGCCAGTGTGGGTGACTTCGATCATGACGTGGCCGTCTGGCGCGTCAGGCAACTGCGCATCGGTGCGCAGAATCCG is a window of Paraburkholderia phytofirmans OLGA172 DNA encoding:
- a CDS encoding glycoside hydrolase family protein codes for the protein MTSPQTFYQALAGMEDGFFPLGVNGFPHGGIHLNNSVGMFETKDGVRCIADGYIVAYKIDDAYPHLQFKDGKWAMYSTGFVLVRHTLTLPPAPNSTGVQPADESQDIYSLYMHTADWANYLADEKLKRPWWWLDVNAFRVQNRDHQMAPPEGGTTGAAGALVWTEPKAGKKAGSFTAGEQVGFLPEGSEVIISETRGQWVRIKTITAGHMISPVNGGYFGWEDQNVPWKSEADSAKVTPKDDWGWLYKPNLHGIKEPDPVGLVVIPPKPAFVKAGTSLGQIGEYHDYERATPLPPAPKRQLLHLEVFADDGFSAFLDKSRARSAHLPVDQRTLLVINVGAKLVKDIPPADCKLCDWHPLYRADVTPDSPASGPWVKVQPRYNDSTTALLMPGGPPVWIEREKLATATATTPAWSQFPLSLQKVADPANAFMLVYPRSQLDGLSARDKAVDDGKTQWWRVKFGNADGHTATGWVRERDHPGTQWQSPWAWPGFERVDATGIDLADAFRRNLVLTGVADWKEQKEFAPSITAVNGSPLLQKLEQTISKLAPPPGYGAGSKPKQENPAGKVTATAMQAAMRTPWLAQALSHVILRYESEWGGDMSRWDAITPLMRNAKDNWLVELQRIRKLQWWNAVKGKIAGFPASATVLHIHPIALTANFMSAGSAKSISEDGIFFIFKQEALAGVTNRLHWPGGNSGVTLGAGYDMKARSAESIVSDMKSIGVNDAAAHAISAAAGLSGHAALDFCKKNLGLVNLSDEKQVDLLRKTVPAYEKMVIKAIKIDLLKHEFDALVSYAYNPGGGWASVTNFINHINIEQAMNNIKKYTTSGGVAFDGLVKRRADEVTLYTTGRYEFHGDPLPPRQ
- a CDS encoding type VI secretion system Vgr family protein; its protein translation is MENPNGHGIARRGQHYFLEVLGDEQVKDISVVSFSALEKMGQPYWIDIVATHPEKLKRDVILGHEAKFKLAPEDGGEPRVFWGRVTRFSHVQTTNDCSTYEIVVEPHIACLTLRTTQTYQHQSAPEIIESILRRNGLAGHQFTFKLRRQYPQHPFRFQYQTGDWRFINILMQQEGIYSYIVPGEHGDVVVFGDDIDHYIYQPTLTAPYRPMSGLATDAESVFALRSHAELVPESFVVADYNPDQAWERLKAEANVARKDTTTFGEPYIYGTHHVDADGARWEAQLRHEAAIAWQVVYEGESNVHSLCVGRILRTDAQLPDAPDGHVMIEVTHTGARDKPYRNTYQAIPSGRRFRLKIDDDTWPKIIGSLSARVTSPGQYKYAYLTQQGYYVVRFDCDFGEWPAGGESVPLRLAKPFAGGLQTGFHFPAVEGTEAIIEFRDGDPNKPYIAAFHHNSQQLDLITNQDRWMSRNVIHTQGDNKLQFEDWESQEHAKFSTRHSGKSQLTLGYIVNGNREHRGSGFELRTDAQGAVRAGGGLMLCSDIQPQAGGKQTDMVEAMQQFQALQVKAQGLADLANTAKAEIADLKAENEWLKNSVNELKEAVMLLSSPKGIAVATADRVSVAAGKDVNVTTGSCFNVSALKSIVMAAESALSLFAHTLGIKLFAARGKVQIQAQSDELDMAALKDIKITSSNGKLILSAKDEVWIGAGGSYVRITPSNITNATPGEWIEKAVSFQKDTPDSAMVKEGVPWTTDLPDTGAHGSRFSG